In one candidate division KSB1 bacterium genomic region, the following are encoded:
- the larA gene encoding nickel-dependent lactate racemase — translation MRIPLLYDKTTIEINVPDDATVLRTTYPPPSATAAELVLQACKRPIAGPTLSEALSRRRKGEVVIVVSDVTRPIPYSSFLPQLLNRLHEEGASKEEICLLIATGMHRPSTSEERSAMFGEDIAGNYRILDHDASADDLVQLPAKSRSGASIRLNRRFVQAGFRLITGLVEPHYMAGFSGGRKAVCPGLASLETLQRFHGYAMLADPHSTAARLDDNPCHLEALSVAQAAGVDFSINVVLNEARRVVAAFAGELDAAHRQACRFVEAHAAPKVKEHDVVVTCSAGYPLDTTFYQCTKSFVCALPAVKPQGVVLTVGGCREGIGSREYQEILFRYADDWRQFLSDIAATDRVIKDQWQHQMHTRALAKIGRENILFFTDALPQEVLEKLSVNGRAVTSVAAALQAEIDRLAAEKRSFCVIPEGPYCTPVPAA, via the coding sequence ATGCGCATTCCACTGCTTTATGACAAAACAACCATCGAGATTAATGTGCCGGATGATGCAACGGTACTGCGCACGACCTATCCGCCGCCCTCGGCTACAGCTGCCGAGCTTGTGCTGCAGGCCTGCAAGCGGCCTATTGCAGGGCCGACGTTGTCGGAAGCTCTTTCCCGACGCAGAAAAGGTGAGGTCGTCATTGTGGTCTCGGACGTTACCCGCCCGATCCCCTATTCATCCTTTCTGCCGCAGCTTCTCAACCGTCTGCATGAAGAAGGAGCTTCTAAGGAAGAAATCTGCCTTCTCATCGCGACGGGCATGCATCGTCCCAGCACATCCGAGGAACGATCGGCAATGTTCGGTGAGGATATTGCAGGCAACTATCGCATTCTCGATCACGATGCGTCGGCGGATGATCTGGTGCAGCTGCCGGCCAAGAGCCGCTCGGGCGCTTCCATCCGACTCAACCGCCGTTTCGTGCAGGCGGGATTTCGCTTGATCACCGGTTTAGTCGAACCGCACTACATGGCCGGTTTTTCCGGCGGCCGCAAAGCAGTATGCCCAGGGCTGGCCTCGTTGGAAACGCTGCAGCGCTTTCACGGCTATGCGATGCTCGCCGACCCGCACAGCACGGCTGCCCGACTCGACGACAATCCCTGTCATCTCGAAGCTCTGTCGGTCGCGCAGGCGGCAGGCGTCGATTTTTCCATCAATGTCGTACTCAACGAAGCACGCCGGGTTGTCGCCGCTTTTGCCGGCGAACTCGATGCCGCTCATCGTCAAGCCTGCCGCTTCGTCGAAGCTCACGCCGCGCCGAAGGTAAAAGAACACGATGTTGTGGTCACCTGCAGCGCCGGTTATCCGCTCGATACCACCTTTTATCAGTGCACCAAGAGTTTTGTCTGCGCCCTGCCGGCCGTCAAGCCGCAAGGCGTCGTTCTTACCGTCGGCGGCTGCCGCGAAGGCATCGGCAGCCGTGAATATCAGGAAATCCTTTTCCGCTACGCCGACGACTGGCGGCAGTTTTTGTCCGATATTGCCGCGACCGATCGAGTGATCAAAGACCAATGGCAGCACCAGATGCACACGCGCGCCTTGGCTAAAATCGGCCGCGAAAACATCCTGTTCTTCACCGATGCACTGCCGCAGGAGGTCCTCGAAAAGCTTTCCGTTAATGGGCGTGCGGTGACGAGCGTCGCCGCAGCCTTGCAGGCCGAGATCGACCGCCTGGCGGCTGAGAAACGGTCGTTCTGCGTCATTCCCGAGGGGCCGTATTGTACCCCTGTACCGGCCGCTTGA